One part of the Xylanimonas allomyrinae genome encodes these proteins:
- the rplO gene encoding 50S ribosomal protein L15 yields MAEAKKTGEAVASAPVKPLKVHHLRPAPGAKTAKTRVGRGEGSKGKTAGRGTKGTKARYQVPERFEGGQMPLHMRLPKLRGFKNPFRVEYQVVNLDKLSALYPEGGSVTVEDLVAKGAVRKGQLVKVLGTGEITVKLDVAVDALSGSAKEKILAAGGSISED; encoded by the coding sequence ATGGCCGAGGCCAAGAAGACCGGCGAGGCCGTGGCCTCTGCCCCGGTCAAGCCGCTCAAGGTCCACCACCTGCGTCCCGCCCCTGGGGCCAAGACCGCCAAGACCCGCGTGGGTCGCGGTGAGGGCTCGAAGGGCAAGACGGCGGGTCGTGGTACCAAGGGTACGAAGGCTCGCTACCAGGTTCCCGAGCGTTTCGAGGGCGGGCAGATGCCTCTGCACATGCGCCTTCCGAAGCTGCGCGGGTTCAAGAACCCGTTCCGCGTCGAGTACCAGGTCGTCAACCTGGACAAGCTCTCCGCGCTGTACCCCGAGGGTGGCTCCGTCACCGTCGAGGACCTCGTCGCCAAGGGCGCGGTCCGCAAGGGTCAGCTCGTGAAGGTGCTCGGCACGGGTGAGATCACCGTCAAGCTGGACGTCGCGGTCGACGCGCTGTCCGGCTCCGCCAAGGAGAAGATCCTGGCGGCCGGCGGCTCGATCTCGGAGGACTGA
- the rplR gene encoding 50S ribosomal protein L18 has protein sequence MAIKILGKGKAVARQRRHLRLRKKITGTAARPRLVVTRSNRHMVAQIVDDTVGKTVASASTLEADLRAFDGDKVAKARKVGELVASRAKAAGVESVVFDRGGNKYHGRVAAVADGAREAGLAL, from the coding sequence ATGGCTATCAAGATCCTGGGCAAGGGCAAGGCCGTCGCCCGTCAGCGCCGCCACCTGCGCCTGCGCAAGAAGATCACCGGCACGGCGGCGCGTCCGCGCCTCGTCGTCACACGGTCGAACCGCCACATGGTGGCGCAGATCGTCGACGACACCGTGGGCAAGACCGTCGCGTCCGCCTCGACCCTCGAGGCCGACCTGCGCGCCTTCGACGGCGACAAGGTCGCCAAGGCCCGCAAGGTCGGCGAGCTCGTCGCCTCGCGTGCCAAGGCAGCCGGCGTCGAGTCCGTGGTCTTCGACCGCGGTGGCAACAAGTACCACGGTCGAGTGGCCGCCGTCGCAGACGGTGCCCGCGAGGCGGGGCTGGCGCTGTGA
- the rplF gene encoding 50S ribosomal protein L6 yields the protein MSRIGKIPVPVPAGVDVTISGALVTIKGPKGSLEHRVPAPITVAQEDATLVVSRPNDERDSRALHGLTRTLLANIVTGVTQGYEKKLEIVGTGYRVTAKGSDLEFALGFSHPVLVKAPEGITFAVEAPTKFSVSGIDKQQVGEVAANIRKIRKPEPYKGKGVRYAGEVVRRKVGKAGK from the coding sequence ATGTCTCGAATCGGCAAGATCCCCGTCCCGGTGCCTGCCGGCGTGGACGTCACCATCTCGGGCGCGCTCGTGACGATCAAGGGCCCCAAGGGCTCCCTTGAGCACCGCGTGCCTGCCCCCATCACGGTCGCGCAGGAGGACGCCACGCTGGTCGTGTCGCGCCCGAACGACGAGCGTGACTCCCGTGCGCTGCACGGCCTCACCCGCACGCTGCTGGCGAACATCGTCACCGGCGTCACGCAGGGCTACGAGAAGAAGCTCGAGATCGTCGGCACGGGTTACCGCGTCACGGCCAAGGGCTCCGACCTCGAGTTCGCCCTCGGCTTCAGCCACCCGGTGCTCGTGAAGGCCCCCGAGGGCATCACGTTCGCCGTCGAGGCCCCCACCAAGTTCTCGGTGTCGGGCATCGACAAGCAGCAGGTCGGCGAGGTCGCGGCGAACATCCGCAAGATTCGCAAGCCCGAGCCGTACAAGGGCAAGGGTGTGCGGTACGCCGGCGAGGTCGTCCGCCGCAAGGTCGGAAAGGCTGGTAAGTGA
- the rpmD gene encoding 50S ribosomal protein L30, with protein sequence MARLKVTQTKSAIGGKKNQRETLRTLGLKRIGDTAVKEDRPEIRGMVNTVSHLVTVEEVD encoded by the coding sequence ATGGCTCGCCTGAAGGTGACCCAGACCAAGTCCGCCATCGGCGGCAAGAAGAACCAGCGCGAGACGCTGCGGACCCTGGGCCTCAAGCGGATCGGTGACACCGCCGTCAAGGAGGACCGTCCCGAGATCCGCGGCATGGTCAACACGGTCTCGCACCTGGTGACCGTCGAGGAGGTCGACTGA
- the rpsE gene encoding 30S ribosomal protein S5 — protein MAAGQRTGAPQGANESNNDGRRSNRRDDRRNDRREAEKSAFVERVVTINRVAKVVKGGRRFSFTALVVVGDGDGTVGVGYGKAKEVPAAIAKGVEEAKKNFFRVPRIQGTIPHPTQGEAAAGVVFLRPASPGTGVIAGGPVRAVLECAGIHDVLSKSLGSSNSINIVHATVQALKQLEEPAAVAARRGLPLEDVAPAALLRAQAAGVAAKKDAAGSDSVKVGA, from the coding sequence ATGGCTGCAGGGCAGCGCACCGGCGCCCCCCAGGGCGCCAACGAGAGCAACAACGACGGACGTCGCAGCAACCGCCGCGACGACCGCCGCAACGACCGCCGCGAGGCGGAGAAGTCCGCGTTCGTCGAGCGCGTCGTCACGATCAACCGCGTGGCGAAGGTCGTCAAGGGCGGCCGCCGCTTCAGCTTCACCGCGCTCGTCGTGGTGGGCGACGGCGACGGCACCGTGGGCGTCGGCTACGGCAAGGCCAAGGAGGTGCCCGCGGCGATCGCCAAGGGTGTCGAGGAGGCGAAGAAGAACTTCTTCCGCGTTCCCCGCATCCAGGGCACCATCCCTCACCCCACCCAGGGTGAGGCCGCTGCCGGTGTCGTGTTCCTGCGTCCGGCCTCGCCGGGTACCGGTGTGATCGCCGGTGGTCCGGTGCGCGCCGTGCTGGAGTGCGCGGGCATCCACGACGTCCTGAGCAAGTCGCTCGGCTCGTCGAACTCGATCAACATCGTCCACGCGACGGTGCAGGCGCTCAAGCAGCTCGAGGAGCCGGCCGCCGTGGCCGCGCGTCGTGGGCTGCCGCTGGAGGACGTGGCTCCGGCCGCGCTCCTGCGTGCGCAGGCCGCCGGCGTCGCCGCCAAGAAGGACGCTGCCGGCTCCGACTCGGTGAAGGTGGGTGCGTGA